One genomic segment of Stigmatopora argus isolate UIUO_Sarg chromosome 1, RoL_Sarg_1.0, whole genome shotgun sequence includes these proteins:
- the pard6b gene encoding partitioning defective 6 homolog beta, with product MNKNHRVPSNRSLSAVEVKSKFGAEFRRFSLDRSKPGRFDEFYGLLQHVHRIPNVDLLVGYADVHGDLLPINNDDNYHKAISTASPLLRLFLQRQEEADYTTFGTDSLTRKKNTVLSAVLLRPDANRKKPPVIISLPRDFRPVSSIIDVDILPETHRRVRLYKHGQEKPLGFYIRDGSSVRVTPQGLEKVPAIFISRMVPGGLAESTGLLAVNDEVLEVNGIEVAGKSLDQVTDMMIANSYNLIITVKPANQRNNVVRGGGGGASGSSGRSSDSGASFYGYSSSSGLAAGSSAPSHIIQNFPLGELDSDEDDEDLVIEAGGETLPVSRTPSTYSVSALPRYEPHLNLRVSASLPPPAVNGVAMNRGSSSSLSKAGGSSTSSPDGGRRSLEEDGTVITL from the exons ATGAACAAGAACCACCGAGTGCCGAGCAACCGTTCTCTGAGTGCCGTGGAGGTGAAGAGTAAG TTTGGTGCCGAGTTTCGCCGCTTTTCTCTGGATCGCTCAAAGCCAGGCCGGTTTGATGAGTTCTATGGCCTCCTGCAACACGTGCATCGCATTCCCAATGTGGATTTGCTGGTGGGATACGCCGATGTGCATGGTGACCTGCTCCCCATCAACAATGATGACAACTACCACAAGGCTATCTCCACCGCGAGTCCACTTCTCAGACTCTTCCTGCAGCGCCAAG AGGAAGCAGATTACACAACTTTTGGTACCGATTCGCTGACCCGAAAGAAAAACACGGTACTGTCGGCAGTCCTCCTCCGACCCGACGCCAACAGGAAGAAGCCGCCCGTCATCATCAGTCTGCCGAGGGACTTCCGTCCCGTTTCGTCCATCATCGACGTCGACATCCTCCCCGAGACACACAGACGCGTACGGCTGTACAAGCACGGCCAGGAGAAGCCGCTGGGCTTCTACATCCGCGACGGCTCCAGCGTGCGGGTCACCCCGCAGGGCTTGGAGAAAGTCCCCGCCATCTTTATATCCCGCATGGTTCCCGGCGGCCTGGCGGAGAGCACCGGTCTCCTGGCGGTGAACGACGAGGTCCTGGAGGTCAACGGCATCGAGGTGGCCGGAAAGTCTCTGGACCAGGTGACGGATATGATGATAGCCAACAGCTACAACCTCATCATCACCGTCAAGCCGGCCAACCAGCGGAACAACGTCGTccgcgggggcggcggcggggcgTCCGGCAGCTCGGGCCGCTCCTCGGACAGCGGGGCCAGCTTCTACGGTTACTCTTCGTCGTCCGGCCTCGCCGCCGGCTCCTCCGCGCCTTCGCACATCATCCAGAACTTCCCCCTCGGGGAGCTCGACAgcgacgaggacgacgaggacCTGGTCATCGAGGCGGGGGGCGAGACCCTGCCCGTCAGCCGGACGCCGTCCACCTACAGCGTGTCCGCGCTACCTCGCTACGAGCCGCACCTCAACTTGCGCGTGTCCGCCTCGCTGCCGCCCCCGGCGGTCAACGGCGTCGCGATGAACCGCGGGAGCAGCAGCTCGCTGAGCAAGGCCGGCGGGTCCTCGACGTCTTCGCCCGACGGGGGGAGGCGGAGTCTCGAAGAGGATGGGACCGTAATCACACTGTAG